The genomic stretch CCGCCGAACCCGGCAGCAATTCGGGCCGGCCGGTCATCGCCGCCAGCCCGCGTGCCACGTCCTCGACGCCGGCGGCGAACAGCCCGACGGTATCGAGTGTCCACGAATAGCATTTGACGCCGACCGTCGGCAGCAGCCGGTAGGACGGCTTGATCGCGGCGACGCCGCAGAACGACGCCGGCCGGATCACCGAACCGCCGGTCTGCGTTCCCAGCGCCAGCGGGATCATCCCGGCCCCGACCGCCGCCGCCGAACCCGACGACGATCCGCCCGGCGTATGGCCGTGATTGTGCGGATTGAGCGTCGCGGTCGGATCGGACGAAGCGAACGCCGTCGTCGTGGTCTTGCCGATAATCGTCGCGCCCGCCTGCTTCAGGGCAGCGACCACAGCCGCATCCCCGCGCGACCGAAAACCCCTGTAGATTGGCGAACCCATCTCGGTCGGAAAATCCGCCGTATCCATGATGTCCTTGATGCCGACGGCGATGCCGCGCAGTGGGCCGGCCTTGGCGGCACGCGCCTTGTCGTCACGGCAGACAAAGGCGCCGATGGTTTTCTCGTGCGCGGCGATCGCTTCGAGCGACCGGCCGATCGCCGCATCCGCGGAGAGATTGCCGGCATCGATGCGGCGCTGGAGTTCGGCGAGCGAGATCATGGGCATGGTTTCCTGCGGCATGAGACAGCTTTTAGGGAGCGTGCCGGGATCGAGCAAGCCATGACGGCGCGGGGCTGCCGCGCCCTCAAACGAGTTGATTGCAATCTCCGGTTGGGCAAAGCTGGGCCGGCATGCACGACCGTCCCCCCAGCACCACCCGCCTCACCGACGCCGAGCGGCTCGACCGCCTGCGCCTGATCCGGTCCGACAATGTCGGCCCGCGCACCTTCCGCTCCCTGCTCCAGCATTTCGGCGATGCGCGCACGGCGCTGGAGCGGCTGCCCGATCTGGCGCGACGCGGCGGCGCGGCGCGGCCGGGCCGGATCTGCAGCGAGGACAGCGCGCGCGCCGAACTCGATGCCGCCGGCAAGATCGGCGTCAGCCTGGTCGTGCCCGATGAAGCCGGTTATCCGCCGCGCCTCGCCACGCTCGACGACGCGCCGCCGCTGCTCGGCATCCGCAGCGCGCCCGACCTGCTGATGCGGCCGATGATCGCGATCGTCGGCTCCCGCAATGCTTCCGGCGCCGGGCTGAAATTCGCAGCTACGATCGCGCGCGATCTCGGCGATGCCGGTTTTGTCGTCATCTCCGGCCTCGCCCGCGGCATCGATCAGGCCGCGCATCGCGCCAGCATGGCAAGCGGTACCGTCGCGGTGCTGGCCGGCGGCCATGACAGGATCTATCCGCCCGAGCATGAGGACCTGCTGGCGGCGCTGCTGGAGGCTGGCGGCGCGATTTCCGAAATGCCGCTCGGCCATGTGCCGCGGGCGCGCGATTTTCCCGGCGCAACCGGCTGATCTCGGGCGCCGCGCTCGGCGTCGTCGTGGTGGAAGCCGCGCACCGTTCGGGATCGCTGATCACCGCAAGGATCGCTGCCGAACAGGGCCGCGAAGTGTTCGCGGTGCCGGGCTCGCCGCTCGATCCGCGCGCCGCCGGCACCAACGATTTGATCAAGCAGGGCGCGACGCTGGTCACCGAAGCCAGTGACGTCATCAACGCGGTCGAGCCGATCATGGAGCGGCCGATCATGCTCCGCGCACGCGAGGACGACGGCGAGCCGCTGGATTTCGAAGCCGATAGCAGCGACCGCGCGCGCATCGTCAATTTGCTCGGGCCAAGCCCGGTCAGCCTCGACGATCTGATCCGGATGTCCGGCGCCTCGCCCGCCATCGTGCGCGCGGTGCTGCTCGAACTCGAACTCGCCGGACGGCTGGAGCGCCACGGCGGCGGGCTGGTGTCGCTGATTTAGGTCGTCAACGATCTTCGTTGCGCCCGTCGAATCGCGCGCGGGCGCTTTCGATCTCGGTCCGGTGCTCGAAGGCCGACTTGCCCAGCGCTTCCACCGGCTTCGACAGGCCGCGCCCGAGATCGGTGAGCTCATAATCGACGCGCGGCGGAATGGTCGGGAATACGGTTCGCGTCACCAGGCCATCGCGTTCGAGCCCGCGCAGGGTCAGCGTCAGCATGCGCTGCGAGATGCCGTCGATCGTGCGCTTGATCTCGTTGAAGCGGCGCGGACCCTCGCCTAGCAGCATGATGACGAACACGCTCCATTTGTCGCCGACCCGCGCCAGGATCGAGGCCACGCCCCGGCAGTCGCTGTCCAGATGATGCGGCTGGGGCGGCAGGACTGGGGCTCTAGAGACAGGCACTTTTTTGTGCTCGGGTTTCAACGATGTGCTCGGGTTTCAAAAATGTGCGTTCTTGCGGGGTTTGCGGACAGGCACTCATATAGTCTCAGTTACAAACTTATACCAAGGGTGACCCTCCTATGAAACTCCTCCATCTCGATTCCAGCGTCCTCGGCCCCCACTCCGTCAGCCGTCAGGTCTCCGCCGCCATCGTCGACCGGCTGCGCAAGGCCACCCCCGGCCTCAAAATCACCTATCGCGATCTGACCCTGACCCCGCTGGCGCATCTGAGCGGCTCCCACCTCGCCGCCGGCCAGGGCGCCCCGGCAGAGGCCTCGCTGCGCGAGGACATCGCCGCCGGTCAGGCGGTGCTGTCCGAGTTTTTGGCCGCCGACATCGTCGTGCTCGGCGCGCCCATGTATAATTTTACCATTCCGAGCCAGCTCAAGGCCTGGATCGACCGCATCCTGGTCGCGGGCAAGACGTTCAAATATAGCGCCCAAGGCGCCGAAGGGCTGGCCGGCAACAAGCGCGTCATCATCGCGATCTCGCGCGGCGGCTTCTACGGCGCCGGCACGCCGGCCGCCGCCCGCGAACATCTGGAAACCTATTTGCGCTCGGTGTTCGGCTTTATCGGCGTGAAAGACCTTGAATTCATTTCCGCCGACGGAACCCAGGTCGGGCCCGAGCATCGCGAGAAGGCGGTCGCAGGCGCGCTGCACGCCGCAAGCAATCTCGACGCAGCATAGAAAAAAAAGTGAACACCGCCCGCCGCTGCTGTCAGCAGCGGCGGGCGGGTGTCGTGTGATGAAAGGGTCTGCCAAACAGCTGGCGCCGTTTACCC from Bradyrhizobium sp. Ash2021 encodes the following:
- a CDS encoding helix-turn-helix domain-containing protein — encoded protein: MPVSRAPVLPPQPHHLDSDCRGVASILARVGDKWSVFVIMLLGEGPRRFNEIKRTIDGISQRMLTLTLRGLERDGLVTRTVFPTIPPRVDYELTDLGRGLSKPVEALGKSAFEHRTEIESARARFDGRNEDR
- a CDS encoding amidase gives rise to the protein MISLAELQRRIDAGNLSADAAIGRSLEAIAAHEKTIGAFVCRDDKARAAKAGPLRGIAVGIKDIMDTADFPTEMGSPIYRGFRSRGDAAVVAALKQAGATIIGKTTTTAFASSDPTATLNPHNHGHTPGGSSSGSAAAVGAGMIPLALGTQTGGSVIRPASFCGVAAIKPSYRLLPTVGVKCYSWTLDTVGLFAAGVEDVARGLAAMTGRPELLPGSAVTTPRIGVVTQDFAGAPEAASAEALRIAVAAAERAGASVRALALPEIVAEAWRAQPIVQEFEAHQALAWEYRENYAAMAPLLRGRLDESKGTPPAAYDEAIKIASRARHALGKVFEDVDVLLTFSAPGAAPKGLASTGDARLNRLWTLMGVPCVNVPAYVADGRLPVGVQVIARFGADAQALAAARFVEAALAGR
- a CDS encoding NAD(P)H-dependent oxidoreductase, with the translated sequence MKLLHLDSSVLGPHSVSRQVSAAIVDRLRKATPGLKITYRDLTLTPLAHLSGSHLAAGQGAPAEASLREDIAAGQAVLSEFLAADIVVLGAPMYNFTIPSQLKAWIDRILVAGKTFKYSAQGAEGLAGNKRVIIAISRGGFYGAGTPAAAREHLETYLRSVFGFIGVKDLEFISADGTQVGPEHREKAVAGALHAASNLDAA